The proteins below are encoded in one region of Leptotrichia sp. oral taxon 218:
- a CDS encoding acyltransferase has translation MYNKEKVSFFFRFDSLKFTAIIMVIFIHIVCGKLYQIEDGKISYEWIISNVIDSFCRSCVPIFVMISGFFLLGKDEKITVFFKKRILKIVPKFLIYSVIFYLFTMIFKNHSFENSMLLKKSFYINFIKQLLNRKIYYHLWYVYMIISIYLITPVLRKFVFWDREKNFQNTKYLISIWIFFLIFIPFLNTFLKLNIKIYEQVGEYAGYFLLGYLIGNKKVTIFKNKKVSIILFFLFNIMIIYLTYIFTKKDGKLFEYFYDYHSIFVFLISIIIFEFAVNFETKKKKELNKKVFGLEKFIKIVSAMTFDVYLMHPIFVFFCEKHLINKINYGKYIIISFCCVFFLSLFISLFFYYIKKLLGRGVIWQ, from the coding sequence ATGTATAATAAAGAAAAAGTTTCATTTTTTTTTCGATTTGATTCACTAAAATTCACAGCAATAATTATGGTTATTTTTATTCACATCGTCTGCGGAAAACTTTATCAGATTGAAGATGGCAAAATTTCTTATGAATGGATTATTTCCAATGTCATCGACAGTTTTTGCAGAAGCTGTGTTCCGATTTTTGTCATGATTAGTGGATTTTTTTTGCTTGGAAAAGACGAAAAAATTACAGTTTTCTTTAAAAAGCGAATTTTAAAAATTGTTCCAAAATTTTTGATTTATTCGGTAATTTTTTATCTTTTTACAATGATTTTTAAAAATCATAGTTTTGAAAATAGTATGCTTTTAAAAAAAAGTTTTTATATAAATTTTATAAAACAGCTGTTAAATAGAAAAATTTATTATCATTTATGGTATGTCTATATGATAATTTCAATTTATCTTATAACGCCAGTTTTGCGGAAATTTGTTTTTTGGGATAGAGAAAAAAATTTTCAAAATACAAAATATTTGATATCAATTTGGATATTTTTTTTAATTTTTATTCCATTTTTAAACACTTTTTTAAAATTAAATATAAAAATTTATGAGCAAGTTGGCGAATACGCTGGATATTTTTTACTCGGATATTTAATCGGAAACAAAAAAGTTACGATTTTTAAAAATAAAAAAGTTAGCATAATTTTATTTTTTTTGTTTAACATTATGATTATTTATTTGACTTATATCTTTACAAAAAAAGATGGAAAATTATTTGAATATTTTTACGATTATCACTCAATATTTGTATTTTTAATATCAATTATTATTTTCGAATTTGCAGTAAATTTTGAAACAAAGAAAAAAAAAGAATTAAATAAAAAAGTTTTTGGCTTAGAAAAATTTATAAAAATTGTGTCAGCTATGACATTTGATGTTTATTTAATGCATCCAATATTTGTATTTTTTTGTGAGAAACATTTAATAAATAAAATAAATTATGGAAAATATATAATTATTTCATTTTGTTGCGTATTTTTTTTGTCGCTTTTTATAAGTTTGTTTTTTTATTATATTAAAAAATTGTTAGGAAGAGGTGTGATATGGCAGTAA
- a CDS encoding sugar transferase: protein MAVSSVRKNYLALFWILTIVVYFVGLIIINRGLGFRNIGIFGVALISYYVGNIYNISAGKYRLRDMAVVCIINFIFAAVANFLKIFTFYEAIALFGIIAMFQIVFRYIIIVGVVERQRIMFIGENDYTQDLLESIKNDEQYRFIDHYKNIRKKDYGYDILKICDLKKIDIIVDFSENLLINPKIVDKLLKNKLKGLQYYNYLEFYEMYENKLPVSHLSPKWFLENTGFEIYHNNFNLKAKRILDIIFALLIGICVIPIMIIAAIIIKLESKGPIFFIQERIGEGNKPFKIVKFRSMTTDAEKDGPKWATKNDNRVTKFGKFMRLTRVDELPQLWNVLKGEMSFVGPRPEREFFIKQLEKEIMYYNLRHTVKPGLTGWAQVMYPYGASIEDAYRKLQYDLYYIKNHDILFDMKILLKTITIVIFGKGR, encoded by the coding sequence ATGGCAGTAAGCAGTGTTAGAAAAAATTATTTGGCATTATTTTGGATACTTACGATAGTTGTTTATTTTGTAGGTCTTATTATTATAAATAGAGGACTTGGTTTTAGAAATATAGGAATTTTTGGAGTTGCGTTAATTTCATATTATGTTGGAAATATTTACAACATTTCAGCTGGAAAATATCGGCTTCGTGATATGGCAGTTGTCTGTATCATAAACTTTATTTTTGCAGCCGTAGCCAATTTTCTAAAAATATTTACATTTTATGAAGCAATAGCTCTATTTGGAATAATTGCTATGTTTCAAATTGTTTTTAGATATATTATAATCGTGGGAGTCGTTGAAAGACAAAGAATTATGTTTATCGGAGAAAACGACTATACTCAAGATTTACTTGAAAGCATAAAAAACGATGAGCAATACAGATTTATTGACCATTACAAAAATATTCGAAAAAAAGATTATGGATATGATATATTAAAAATTTGTGATTTAAAAAAAATAGATATAATTGTCGATTTTTCAGAAAATTTACTTATAAATCCAAAAATTGTTGACAAACTTTTAAAAAATAAATTAAAAGGACTTCAATATTACAACTATTTGGAATTTTACGAAATGTATGAAAATAAATTGCCAGTTTCACATCTGAGTCCAAAGTGGTTTTTAGAAAATACAGGTTTTGAAATTTATCACAATAATTTCAATTTAAAAGCCAAAAGAATATTAGATATTATTTTTGCGCTATTAATAGGAATTTGCGTAATCCCAATTATGATAATTGCCGCAATAATCATAAAACTTGAATCAAAAGGACCAATATTTTTCATTCAGGAAAGAATTGGCGAAGGAAACAAACCTTTTAAAATTGTAAAATTTCGTTCGATGACGACTGATGCCGAAAAAGATGGACCAAAATGGGCGACAAAAAACGATAACCGTGTCACAAAATTTGGAAAATTTATGCGTCTTACAAGAGTTGATGAATTGCCACAGCTGTGGAATGTCTTAAAAGGTGAGATGAGCTTTGTAGGACCAAGACCTGAGCGAGAATTTTTTATAAAGCAGCTAGAAAAGGAAATAATGTACTATAACTTAAGACATACTGTAAAACCAGGACTTACAGGTTGGGCGCAAGTTATGTACCCATACGGAGCAAGTATTGAAGACGCCTACAGAAAATTACAATATGACTTATATTACATAAAAAATCACGATATTTTATTCGATATGAAAATTTTATTAAAAACTATCACAATTGTAATTTTTGGAAAAGGAAGATAA
- a CDS encoding formate--tetrahydrofolate ligase — protein sequence MTDIEIAQKAKLKKISEIAQSIGLSEDDYELYGKYKAKVSLDVLKRNADKKDGKLILMTAVTPTPPGEGKSTVTVGLTQALNKLGYKSIAALREPSLGPVFGMKGGAAGGGMSQVVPMEEINLHFTGDIHAIGAAHNLISACIDNHIHFGNELDIDVNNITFKRVVDMNDRNLRSIVVGLGPKVNGTPRENSFQITVASEIMAIFCLADSISDLKNRIGEIVFAYNRKGEMLKVKQLNIQGAVAALLKDAIKPNLVQTLENTPVFIHGGPFANIAHGCNSLIATKMALKLSDYVVTEAGFAADLGAEKFLDIKARFGGLEPNAVVIVATVRALKHHGGDKDLKTENCETLSKGLENLEKHIESMQKYNIPVVVAINKFITDTDAEVEIIRDFCKKKDVEVALCEIWEKGGEGGKELVEKVMDAIEKNEKSDKKYTPLYDLDLTIQEKIEKIAKEIYGADGVNFSAKAKKNIQKYVENGYDKLPICVSKTQKSLSDNPNLLGRPKGFKITINEIRLSAGAGFLVAMAGEIIDMPGLPRKPAAELIDIDENGVISGLF from the coding sequence ATGACAGATATAGAAATTGCTCAAAAGGCCAAATTGAAAAAAATTAGTGAAATTGCGCAAAGTATTGGACTTTCTGAAGATGACTATGAACTTTATGGGAAATATAAAGCCAAAGTTAGTCTTGATGTTTTAAAAAGAAATGCTGACAAAAAAGATGGAAAATTGATTTTGATGACAGCTGTGACGCCAACACCTCCTGGTGAAGGAAAATCAACTGTTACAGTTGGACTTACTCAAGCGTTAAATAAACTTGGATATAAGTCTATTGCAGCATTAAGAGAGCCATCGCTTGGTCCTGTTTTTGGTATGAAAGGTGGAGCTGCTGGAGGTGGAATGTCGCAAGTTGTTCCAATGGAAGAAATTAATCTTCATTTTACAGGAGATATTCACGCAATAGGAGCTGCACACAACTTAATTTCAGCTTGTATTGACAATCACATTCATTTTGGAAATGAACTTGACATTGATGTAAACAATATTACTTTTAAAAGAGTTGTCGATATGAATGACAGAAATTTGAGAAGCATAGTAGTTGGTCTTGGACCGAAAGTAAATGGAACTCCTAGGGAAAATTCATTCCAAATCACTGTTGCCTCAGAAATTATGGCTATCTTTTGTCTAGCTGATTCAATTAGCGATTTAAAAAATAGAATTGGAGAAATTGTTTTTGCCTATAACAGAAAAGGTGAAATGTTAAAAGTAAAACAGTTAAATATTCAAGGTGCGGTTGCAGCACTTTTAAAAGATGCTATAAAGCCAAACTTAGTGCAGACATTGGAAAATACGCCTGTATTTATTCACGGTGGACCATTTGCTAACATTGCTCATGGATGTAATTCTCTGATTGCAACAAAAATGGCATTAAAATTATCGGACTATGTTGTGACAGAAGCTGGATTTGCTGCGGACTTGGGTGCTGAAAAATTTTTGGACATAAAAGCTAGATTTGGAGGACTTGAACCTAATGCAGTTGTAATAGTTGCAACTGTCAGAGCGCTAAAACATCACGGTGGTGACAAAGACTTGAAAACTGAGAATTGCGAAACTCTTTCAAAAGGACTTGAAAATTTGGAAAAACATATTGAAAGTATGCAAAAATATAATATTCCAGTTGTTGTAGCAATTAATAAATTTATAACTGATACGGATGCAGAAGTTGAAATAATAAGAGATTTTTGTAAGAAAAAAGATGTAGAAGTTGCTCTTTGTGAAATTTGGGAAAAAGGTGGAGAAGGTGGAAAAGAGCTTGTTGAAAAAGTGATGGACGCTATCGAAAAAAATGAAAAGTCAGATAAAAAATATACTCCGCTTTATGATTTAGATTTGACAATTCAAGAAAAAATTGAAAAAATCGCAAAAGAAATTTATGGAGCAGACGGAGTAAACTTTTCTGCAAAGGCGAAAAAAAATATTCAAAAATATGTGGAAAATGGATATGACAAACTTCCAATTTGTGTTTCAAAAACTCAAAAATCACTTTCTGACAATCCAAATCTATTGGGACGACCAAAAGGATTTAAAATTACAATAAATGAAATAAGATTGTCAGCTGGAGCAGGATTTTTGGTAGCAATGGCTGGAGAAATAATAGATATGCCAGGACTTCCGAGAAAACCGGCGGCTGAGTTAATTGACATAGATGAAAATGGAGTAATTTCAGGATTATTTTAA
- the rplM gene encoding 50S ribosomal protein L13, protein MSKYTKMQKKEEVTRNWYEIDAEGKILGKVAAEIAVRLMGKNKPSYTPHVDGGDFVVVTNAEKIAVTGKKLTDKKYYRHSGYPGGLKVRSLQEMLEKQPTEVIRKAVERMLPKNKLGSQMIGRLKVFVGNEHAHTAQKPERIDL, encoded by the coding sequence GTGAGTAAATACACTAAAATGCAAAAAAAAGAAGAAGTTACAAGAAACTGGTATGAAATAGACGCTGAAGGGAAAATACTTGGTAAAGTTGCTGCAGAAATCGCAGTAAGACTTATGGGTAAAAATAAACCAAGCTATACACCACATGTTGATGGTGGAGATTTTGTTGTTGTAACAAATGCTGAAAAAATCGCAGTTACAGGGAAAAAATTAACAGATAAAAAATATTATAGACACAGTGGTTATCCAGGTGGTTTAAAAGTTAGAAGTTTGCAAGAAATGTTAGAAAAACAACCTACTGAAGTAATAAGAAAAGCCGTTGAAAGAATGTTACCAAAAAATAAATTAGGAAGTCAAATGATTGGCAGACTTAAAGTATTTGTAGGAAATGAACATGCGCATACAGCACAAAAACCAGAAAGAATAGATTTATAG